The Aerococcaceae bacterium DSM 111021 region CATCCAAGCCGTTCTAAGCAATTAAAAGATTTCTTAGAGTAGGATACATATTAACTTTAAAAAAGCGAAATAGCCATGGCTATTTCGCTTTTTTTGATGAATAAATGGAATGAAGTTAATGTCCTAAAACTAGATTCACTATCTCTTCTGCTGAGATTTTCCCAAAGTATTCACTTAATTCAAATTTACTTAGTGCATATAGGAGTTCATTGCGGTCGACACGCTTACCAATTAACTCTTTTTCCACAATTTGTATATCAGCTTTACCAAAAAAGTCACCATAAATACGGCATTTCTCAATTCTACTTTGTTCAACGCTTAGAGTTAAGGATACAGTTCCTCCTTCAAATCGACCATCACAGTTGTACTCATAGCGAGGTGATTTACCATAGTTCCATTCCCAGTTTGCAAATTTATCTTCCGCAATTTTGTCTATTGCTTTCCATTCTTCATCTGAGAGACGATAATATTTTAAATCTTCAACTCGACTCACTCCACATAGATGCATCAGCATAACTTGTTCAAAATCTTTCACAGAAATATCTCTATATTTTTCAGATAGATGTTCTCTAATAGGGGTCACTCGACGACGCACTGATTTAATGCCTTTTGATTCAATTTTTTTACGATTAGGTCGTAATGCATTTTCAACCGCATCGAAATCAATATCTAAAAGAAGGGAATAACCTGCATATAGGCGGTTTTTTTGGATTGTGACAGCAGCACCGGAAACTTTTTGACCGTTTATTTCTAAGTCATTTCGACCTTGACGTGCTACATTAGTTGCTCCTAGTTGTTTTAAACCTTCTATAGTAGGTTGATATATACGATCAAAATTTTCATTGAAATTAGAGGAAGGATCATCAATAATAAATACAAAATTTGCGTGATTTCTATCCATATAGATAGCTCCACCACCAGTTTCTCTTCTTACTATATCAATATTATTCTCTGCGACATAATCTAGATTAACTTCTTCGATCGTATTCTGGTATTTACCTATTTGAACCGAAGCACTTGGTCTATAAGGAAAAACTAATGATTCATCTAATTTAATATTTTCTAATGCGTATATGTGCATTGCTAATTGGGTAGCGTGATCTAAAACCTCAACTCCCTCTCGTATATGTTCAATAATGTACATTTTAGAGCTCCTTTATATGAATAATAATTGTAGTATAACATAGAGCTAACTTTTAGGTGTAACAGATTGATTTTTGAGAAGACTATATTATAAGCTAATACTATAGAAATAAACTTATGTATGATACAGTATCATTAATATATTATAACAGTTTACATGAGAGGAGATAAAATTGGTTAAATTAAATGTATTAGACTATGCTCAAATTGATGAAGGAAAAGATGCTAAAATTGCACTTGAAGAATCTACTGAATTAGCAAGAGAGGCAGAAGCTTTAGGTTTTAATCGCTATTGGGTGGCAGAACATCATAATGTACCTGCTTTTGCCAGTAGCTCACCTGAGATGTTAATGATGCATATTGCTGACTCGACTCATTCAATCCGGTTAGGTTCTGGAGGTGTAATGATCCCACATTATAGTCCGTATAAAGTAGCGGAAAATTTTAGAATGTTAGAAGCTTTTCACCCTAATCGAATCGATTTAGGTATTGGAAATTCCTTGGGAACAAATTTAGTTAATAAAGCATTAAATGAAACTAAAGAAAGAAAACTACCCTACAATCAAAGCATTCAGGATTTATATAAATATTTAACAGATAAAGATGATTCAGAGCATCGTTTAAATAGTATTGCTGCTAATCCAAAAGTGAGTACTGTGCCACAGATGTTTCAGTTAACTACAAGTAAACGAGGAGCAAAAAATGCTGCGAATCTAGGTTTAGGATTAACATTTGGTTTATTCCCTAATGCTAGTTCGGATAAAGTGAGTATTGGTAAAGAAGCTTCTGAGATTTACAGAAATGAATTCAAAGCTTCGAATTCGTTAAATGAACCAGTAGTAATGTTCTCTCCATTTGTCGTTGTTGCAGATACTAATGATGAAGCAGAAGAATTAACTAAAGCACTTGATATTTGGCTACTTGGAAAAAATCATTTTATGGAATTTAAACACTTTCCTTCAATAGAAACTGCAAGAAGCTATGTTTTTTCAGATGAAGACTTAAAAATGATTAAGGAAAATCGTTCTCGGATGATTGTAGGTGATATTGATTCTGTAAAAAAACAGTTAGATTTTTTGATTTCTCAATTTGAAGCAGATGAAATACTGATTATTCCTCTCATGCCAAATATTAAAGCTCGAAAAAGGGCATTAAAATTATTAGCAGAGAGTTTTAGAATTGATAATAAAGATTAAAAATAAATAAGAATTAAAATTTACGTATTTTATATGCGTAAATTTTTTTTATTTTTTTGTAAATAGCTAACCTAACATTTGTATAGTTAAAAAGCTGTATTGTTTAGAAAACCTAACATTTTAGTTACAAGATTTGTTTTACTTTGTTTAAGTTTATTTGAAGGATTCAGGTTAAGAATGTTTATTTATGGATGTTTTAACATGTTTTATGGTGATTGATTTAAAACAGAAAAATATTTTGTTTATGTTAGATTATCTATCATCTGACGTAATTAAAGACCATTCATAAATGATGTAATTTTTGTGATAAATTTAAAATAACATTAAATAAAAGTAAAAATAATACTAGTTTTATTCTTTTTATTATGATAATCTTCTAATTAAGCTTTTAAGTGATAGAAGAAAGGATGTGAGAGAATGATACATATGAAAGGCGTAAATAAGTACTTTGGAGAGAACCATGTATTAAAAAATATTGATTTGGATATTGAAGAAGGGGAAAAAGTAGTTATTATTGGACCCTCAGGTTCTGGAAAGAGCACATTAATACGCTGTATGAATCGTTTAGAAGAAATTACTGATGGCATCGCTCAAGTATATAATGTTGATTTAACTCAAAAAAACGCACCTGTTCAAAAAGTGCGACAAAAAGTTGCTATGGTTTTTCAAAATTTTAATTTATACTCACACAAAACAATTTTAGAAAATGTGACTTTAGCTCCAATTAAAGTTCAAAAGGTGGATAGAAAGCAAGCTGAAGAATCCGGGATGAAATATTTAAAACGTGTAGGTCTTGAAGATAAGGCTCATGCGTACCCCGCTCAATTATCTGGTGGTCAACAGCAACGTGTAGCGATTGCAAGAGCGTTAAATATGCATCCTGAAGTTATACTGTTTGATGAGCCGACTTCAGCATTGGATCCTGAGATGATTCAGGAAGTATTAGATGTAATGATTGATTTATCTCAATTGAACATAACCATGGTTGTTGTGACTCATGAAATGGGATTTGCTAGATCTGTAGCTGATCGTATTATATTTATGGACAAAGGTTCCATCGTTGAATCAGGCACTCCTGACGCATTCTTTTCTCATACAGAAAATCAACGTGCACAAGATTTCTTAAGTAAAATCATTAAACATTCTTAATTAAAAGAGGAGAAATAACAATGAAAAATTGGAAGAAAAGTATATTATCATTATCATTACTAGGAACAACTCTATTAGGTGGATTGGCTCCAGCAACTGTTTTTGCACAAGAAGAATTACCAGCTCAAGTACAAGCTATTAAAGATGCTGGAGTATTTAAAGTTGGAATTAAAGAAGACGTACCTCATTTTGGCTTTTTAAATCCTGACACAACAGAGCACGAAGGCTTTGAAATTGATTTAGCAAGATTAATTGCTGAAGAGATAACAGGTAGTGCAGATAATATTGCCTTTACTGGAGTGACGCCAAAAACTCGTGGACCTTTACTAGATAACGGTGAAGTTGATGCTGTAATTGCTACGTTTACTATTACTGAAGAACGTAAAGAAACGTATAACTTTACAGAACCATATTTTATTGATGAAGTTGGCTTTTTAGTTCGAACTGAAGATGGGATTACTGATTTTGCTGGATTAGAAGGTAAAACAATTGGTGTACCACAAAGTGCAACAACTAAAGATTTAGTACAAGCTGAAGCGGATGATCAGGGTGTTACTGTTAAATTTAGTGAATTAGCTACTTATCCAGAATTAAAAACAGCTCTAACATCTAAACGTATAGATGCTATGTCAGTAGATAAATCAATCTTAGCTGGTTATGTTGATGATAATAGCCAAATTTTAGACATCGGATTCTCACCACAAGAGTATGGTATTGCAACTAAATTAAGTAATGACGAATTACATAATTACTTAAATGAATTAATTGCAGGTTGGTTAGAAGATGGTACAATTGCTGAATTACTAGAAGCAAATGGAGTACAAGCAACTAGCTCTGACAGTGAATAACCATAAATTTATATAAAAAATCAAGTGTGTGACATACGTATGTAGATATGTGTGTCACACATCTTTAAATTATTAGATTGTTGTTTTTTCACGAGGAGGGAAAGCATGTTGTTGTTGACAGGTATCTCTTGGTTACAAGAAGGTCCATTTGCATTACATCGTTGGGGAGATCTTATTGAAGATATACCACTTTTTATGCAATCCTTTCTTTATACTATAGGGATTTCAATTAGTGCATTAATTTTTGCTTTTTTATTAGGAACTATTCTTGGAATTAGTTCGTCATCAAGAAGTAAGATTTTATCTTTTTTCACGCGTGTTTATGTGGAAATATTTCAGAATACACCATTATTAATTCAAATATTTTTTGTATATTACGGATTACCAATGGTTGGAATTGTTCTAGATACATATGTTATCGGTATTATATGTGTAGGACTCTATCATGCAGCTTATATTGCAGAAGTTATTAGATCTGGAATTGGTTCTGTTCCAAAAGGACAGATGGAAGCGGCTTTGTCTCAAGGATTTTCATTTTGGGAAAGTATGTGGTTTATAGTATTACCACAAGCCTTTAGAATGATGTTACCACCATTAACGAATCAAGTTGTAAATTTAATCAAGAATACATCAGCAATCGCTATTATCTCTGGAGCAGATATAATGTTTACTGCTAATAGTTGGTCGTCGATGAACTTACATTATGTACCAGCTTTTGCATTTGCAGCATTTCTCTACTTTCTTCTTTGTTTCCCTCTCACTCAGTTATCTGTGCGTTTGGAAGAGAAGAATAAGAAAGCATATACACGTTAAAGGAGGATTCGTATGACTTTTATGGAACAAATGCAAGAATTATTTACATTTAATAATATGATATTCCTTTTAAATGGGCTATATCTTACAATTTACATATCAGCAATTTCGATATTTTTAAGTTCTATCTTTGGTACGATATTAGCTATTATGCGTAATCAAGAAAGAGGTTTACTGAAGTGGATAGCTGTTATTTATATTGAGATTGTCAGAAATGTACCTAATATATTATGGATCTTCGTAATTTTTTTAATTTTTCGATTGAGATCGCTTGATGCCGGTGTTGCGAGTTTTACAATATTCACTACAGCTGCGCTAGCGGAAATTATACGGGGTGGATTGAATAGTGTTTCTAAGGGTGAGATAGAAGCGGCAGAATCTCAAGGCTTAGTTAAATCACAAGTGATGTGGCACATTATTCTACCACAAGCCATTCGTAATATGTTGCCTGCAATCATGTCGCAATTTGTTACTGTTATAAAAGACACGAGTTTCCTTTGGTCAGTTTTAGCGATGCAGGAATTATTAGGGAAAGCCAATATTTTAATGGGCCGGTATACAGCGACTTCTCAAGTATTCGTCTTATATGGTTTACTCGCATTAATATACTTTATTGTAAACTTTACTATCTCTCAAATTGCTCGAAAAATGACAAAAGATTATGGAAATTAAAAAAAGGAAAACAAATATAATTTTTAAACGACTAGCTCAATATACTAGTCGTTTATTTTTGTACATAGAGTTAGTTTAATTATTTATTATAGAATATAATAAATAGCTTAATTAAATTGTATTTTAGTGATAGAATTTAAGTATTATCTATAAGTTAAGAGGGAAAATATGAATTCAAATACATTATCTACTAGACTTGAAAGAGTCGCTCAATTTGTGAAAAAATACGGACAGAAACCAATTCGATTAACAGATATTGGAAGTGATCATGCATATTTACCATGCAATCTCGTTTTAAACAACGTTATTGAATATGGAATTGCTGGAGAAGTGGTTGAGGGCCCGTTTGTAACGGCTAAAAAAGAAGTTAGATTGCAAGGCCTGGAGGATTCTATTGATGTACGCTTCGGTGACGGCTTTGAGGTTGTCAATTTGAATGATTTAATCAATATGGCAACAATATGTGGAATGGGCGGTGTATTGATTCGTAATATACTAAATTCTGGTGTAAGCAAGCTAGTTTCAGGTCATACATTGGTGTTACAACCTAATGTTGCCGAACCACAATTACGAAGTTGGTTAATCCAAAATAATTACCATATTATTGATGAAGACATTGTCCAAGAACATAAACATAGTTATGAGATTATCGTAGCGAAGCATAATCCAGAAATAAACAAGCAAGCATTAAGTGATAAAGAACTTTTATTCGGCCCGATTAATTATAAAAATCAGTCTAAAGAGTTTTTTTTGAAGTGGGAAAGTGAGCTTAAAAACACGGAACAAATTATTAAATCCATTAAACTTGCCTCAAGACACAATAGTGATAAACTTGAAGAGTTGGAACTTAAATATCAACTAATTAAGGAAGTGTTAACAAATGAGTAAGCAAATTATTCAATTGAAAGATTTAATGGATAGTTTAGATAATTTGTATCCAATTGAGCTTGCTGAGGATTGGGATCAAGTTGGGCTTCATTTTGGCCATTCAGAGGCAAAAATTGAGAAGATTATGACAACACTTGATGTTCGGCCAAATGTTGTTGCAGAAGCAATAGAACGTGGAGTAGACACGATAATTGTTCACCATCCTATTCTTTTTAGCCCAATCCAGAGATTCGACAATTCAACAGTGGATCTTAGAATGTATACTGAAATTATAAAAAATGATATTAATATTTATGCATTACATACCAATCTAGATAAAGCACCAAATGGTATGAATGATTGGCTTGCGAATGCATTAGAGTTAGAGGATATTAAAGAACTTGAGTCATCAGAAGACGGTCAAACTGGACTTGGTCGTGTAGGAAATTTACCAAAAAAATTAAATCGTAAGGAAATAATTTCTTATACAAAAGAAAAATTAAACACAACGAATTTAACTCTGATTGAAAGTACACCTAAAAATAACTATCAACGAGTAGCTATAGTAGGTGGGGCATCATTTGATTCGATTTCGGCAGCTTTGGTAGAAGAAGCTGATGTTTTTATAACTGGAGATATAACATTTCATAAAGGACAAGACGCTTATGAGAATGATATATTAACAATCGACAGCGGACATTATGTTGAACACATTTTCAAAGAGAAGATGGCAATGGTTATCAAAGACCTTGCTACTCAGAATAATTGGGAGATAGAAGTCGTTGAAAGTAATACCAATACAAATCCATTTACGTACGAATAGAAAGGTGATTATATGAGTATTTTTGAAAAAACTAAAGAGAGATTAATTAGATATGCGAAAATTGATACACGTTCTGATGTATTTAGTGAGACGATTCCATCAACCGAAAAGCAATTTGATTTATTAAATTTATTAGTTGAGGAATTAAAAGAAATTGGTCTAGAAGATGTAGAGCTTAATCCGAATAATGCATTCGTTACTGCGACATTGCCTTCAAACACGACTAAAGAAGTACCTTCAATTGGTTTTATAGCACATGTTGATACAGCCGACTTTAATTCGGAAAATGTTCAACCAAATGTAGTTGTGAATTATGATGGTTCTGCAATCACTTTAAACGCTACTGAAGATATTGTAATGGATCCAATAGATTTTCCGAATTTAAATAAATACATTGGTGAAACATTAATTACAACAGATGGAACTACATTATTGGGGGCAGATGACAAGGCTGGAATAGCTGAGATTGTAACAGCGGTTGAATATTTAATCAATCATCCAGAAATCGAACATGGGAAAGTACGTGTAGCATTTGGTCCAGATGAAGAAATTGGCCGTGGAGCAGATCATTTTGATGCTAAAGGTTTTGGTGTTGATTTTGCTTATACAATGGATGGAGGCCCTGCGGGTGAATTAGAATTTGAAAGTTTTAATGCAGCAGGAGCAACAATTACAATTACAGGAAAGAATATTCATCCTGGTACTGCAAAAGGAAAGATGTTAAATGCCGTTACAATTATGAATGAATTTATGAATGAATTACCAGCACTTGAAGTTCCGGAACATACGGAAGAACGAGAAGGTTTTTATCATGTTTCTGATGTAGAAGGAACCGTTGATGAAGCCGTATTAAGAATGATAATTCGGGATCATGATCGTAAACTATTTGAAGACAGAAAAGCATTTATACAAGAAGTAGTTAATAAGATTAATGATAATTACCCATCAAAACCTCTAGAGCTTGATATGTATGATCAGTATTATAATATGGGTGAAATAATCGAAAAAGATATGACACCTGTTGATTTAGCTCAAAATGCAATGGAAACATTGAATATTCAACCAAAAATTTATCCTATTCGTGGGGGAACAGATGGCTCGAAAATTAGTTTCATGGGAATTCCAACACCTAATATTTTTGCAGGTGGAGAGAATATGCATGGACGCTTTGAGTTTGTTTCAGTTGAAACAATGGAGAAAGCAACAAATGTTATTGTTAAAATTATTGAACTAAATGCAAAGTAATTTATTGGAGTAGTGATATAACAATGAAGACATTAACTAAAGAATTCATAGTGAAAGAAGATGCGACAGCAATATCCATTGGTTCTGGAGGACTAGAGGTCTTATCAACACCTAGCTTAATCGCTTGGATGGAGAATGTGTCTTATACATTATGTGAACCTTTAACACAGGCAGTCGAAACCACAGTGGGAATTGAAATAGTTATGAAACATTTATCACCAACATCTGTAGGCAAGATTGTTAAAATTGATGCTGAAATAACCGACCGCAATGAAAACATACTCAGTTTTTCACTTAGTGCTTCAGTTGATGGCAAAGTAATTAGTACAGCCAATCATAAAAGGGCCATTGTAAATAAAGAGTTGTTTTTTAAAAAAATAAATGAATAAATTAGAAAACGGAAATTTTACCATTCTTTATTGGTAAATTTCCGTCTTTTAATAGAGTACGAATTAACTCAGAATGATATATAGTTTATTGAAAGGGGAATAGAATGGCTTTACAAATTATAACTGGAGATCTTTCAGTAAATAAAAAAAGAGTTATTATTGAAAAACTAATACAAATTCTCGATACGAATCCAAAAGCAACGATCTACTATATTGTCCCTGATCACTTGAAGTTTGATATGGAAACATTTGTTTTAAATTCAATTGAAGAAATTAATGGTCAATCAGAGGCTGCGATGATGGATTTACAAGTTGTGAGTTTTACTCGTTTAGCTTGGTTTATGATTCGACCACAGAGTACCAATCAGCAATCTATATCTGATGTAGGGTTAACTATGTTGATTAGACAGTTATTAAGTGAATTGAAAGATGATTTGATTGTGTTACGAGGTCAAATTAATCATCAAGGTTTTATAGAGAAATTATTAGTACTATTTAATGAGCTAATCGAAGGGAATATTAAACCTGAAGATTTAACACGTATAACAATTGAAATTAAAGGTGATGGATCAGAACAATTTATTCCTAATTTGGAGCAACAAAAAGTAAATGAGTTACAATTAATTTATTCAAAATTTATAGAGAGAATTGAATTGTTGGATGTTTCTCAGTATAGCACTTTACAACAGCTTGAAGAATATATTGCTAGTAACCATGATTATGAGAATCATTACGCGGTTATCGATCATTATTATTATTTTAATGCCCAACAGATGAGCCTTTTGATGCAACTTTCAGCCTCTTTCAAGGAAGTGTGGCTAACTTTACCTATTACTCATTCTCTAGCTAACAGCCAGACATATCAGCCGATTCTGGACTCTATACGCTATACTTACCACCAAGTTAAAGCATTAGCACAATTTAATCAAATAAAGGTTGCACCGGATTGGGATGTGAATCAACCAACACATACCATTCAAGTTGATTTATTAACAACAGCAACTTTATTTAAAAATATTCAAGAAATTGGTGCGAGTATAAATGAGGATAAAACTAAGTATCTAAGTCCACCAATCGAAGTATGGCAAACTGACACGATTCAAACTGAAATTCGTCACGTCAGCAATCAAATTCACTATTTAGTAGCTAATGAAGGCTACCGTTATCAAGATATTGTCGTAATGACGAGAGATTTCGATCGATATCAAGTTATTGTTAAACCGTATTTTGATGCGAATAACATACCTATATTTATAGATAATGTTGCTAAAATGAATCAACATCCGTTTGTTATTTTATTAGAAAGTCTATTGAATTTAAAGTTATACCAATGGAAGTATGATGATATTATGGGCTTTTTAAAATCAGGATTAATTATGCCAAATTTTTTAGCAAAAGAGTCGATTGAAGAACGGAATCTAATAAAAGATCAACAAGTAAATTACTTTGAGAATATTATTTTAGCGAATGGTTATTTTGGCTATCGAATGTTTCAACCTAGCTTTCACTGGCACTTTGAAGATGAAGACAAACGTGTTATGCATATTGGAAAGAATAGGTCGCATCTTACATTAAAAGAATTAGCCGAAGCATGGAGAAATTGGTTGATTTCTGATGTAAATAAATCATTTAAAGCCTGGGAAAAACCAATGACTGGTCAACAGGCTGGTGCTTGGCTGTATCAATTAATTATCGACTTAGGAATTCGCGATCAATTTATAGAACAGCGTGATTTGGCGATTGAAACTGGGGAAGTAGAATCATCACGTCGTGATGAACAGGTGTGGCGAGTTTTTGTTGATTTATTGGATGAATTTAATGAGCTC contains the following coding sequences:
- a CDS encoding lipoate--protein ligase, whose protein sequence is MYIIEHIREGVEVLDHATQLAMHIYALENIKLDESLVFPYRPSASVQIGKYQNTIEEVNLDYVAENNIDIVRRETGGGAIYMDRNHANFVFIIDDPSSNFNENFDRIYQPTIEGLKQLGATNVARQGRNDLEINGQKVSGAAVTIQKNRLYAGYSLLLDIDFDAVENALRPNRKKIESKGIKSVRRRVTPIREHLSEKYRDISVKDFEQVMLMHLCGVSRVEDLKYYRLSDEEWKAIDKIAEDKFANWEWNYGKSPRYEYNCDGRFEGGTVSLTLSVEQSRIEKCRIYGDFFGKADIQIVEKELIGKRVDRNELLYALSKFELSEYFGKISAEEIVNLVLGH
- a CDS encoding LLM class flavin-dependent oxidoreductase, which codes for MVKLNVLDYAQIDEGKDAKIALEESTELAREAEALGFNRYWVAEHHNVPAFASSSPEMLMMHIADSTHSIRLGSGGVMIPHYSPYKVAENFRMLEAFHPNRIDLGIGNSLGTNLVNKALNETKERKLPYNQSIQDLYKYLTDKDDSEHRLNSIAANPKVSTVPQMFQLTTSKRGAKNAANLGLGLTFGLFPNASSDKVSIGKEASEIYRNEFKASNSLNEPVVMFSPFVVVADTNDEAEELTKALDIWLLGKNHFMEFKHFPSIETARSYVFSDEDLKMIKENRSRMIVGDIDSVKKQLDFLISQFEADEILIIPLMPNIKARKRALKLLAESFRIDNKD
- a CDS encoding amino acid ABC transporter ATP-binding protein; translation: MIHMKGVNKYFGENHVLKNIDLDIEEGEKVVIIGPSGSGKSTLIRCMNRLEEITDGIAQVYNVDLTQKNAPVQKVRQKVAMVFQNFNLYSHKTILENVTLAPIKVQKVDRKQAEESGMKYLKRVGLEDKAHAYPAQLSGGQQQRVAIARALNMHPEVILFDEPTSALDPEMIQEVLDVMIDLSQLNITMVVVTHEMGFARSVADRIIFMDKGSIVESGTPDAFFSHTENQRAQDFLSKIIKHS
- a CDS encoding transporter substrate-binding domain-containing protein, which gives rise to MKNWKKSILSLSLLGTTLLGGLAPATVFAQEELPAQVQAIKDAGVFKVGIKEDVPHFGFLNPDTTEHEGFEIDLARLIAEEITGSADNIAFTGVTPKTRGPLLDNGEVDAVIATFTITEERKETYNFTEPYFIDEVGFLVRTEDGITDFAGLEGKTIGVPQSATTKDLVQAEADDQGVTVKFSELATYPELKTALTSKRIDAMSVDKSILAGYVDDNSQILDIGFSPQEYGIATKLSNDELHNYLNELIAGWLEDGTIAELLEANGVQATSSDSE
- a CDS encoding amino acid ABC transporter permease — its product is MLLLTGISWLQEGPFALHRWGDLIEDIPLFMQSFLYTIGISISALIFAFLLGTILGISSSSRSKILSFFTRVYVEIFQNTPLLIQIFFVYYGLPMVGIVLDTYVIGIICVGLYHAAYIAEVIRSGIGSVPKGQMEAALSQGFSFWESMWFIVLPQAFRMMLPPLTNQVVNLIKNTSAIAIISGADIMFTANSWSSMNLHYVPAFAFAAFLYFLLCFPLTQLSVRLEEKNKKAYTR
- a CDS encoding amino acid ABC transporter permease, encoding MQELFTFNNMIFLLNGLYLTIYISAISIFLSSIFGTILAIMRNQERGLLKWIAVIYIEIVRNVPNILWIFVIFLIFRLRSLDAGVASFTIFTTAALAEIIRGGLNSVSKGEIEAAESQGLVKSQVMWHIILPQAIRNMLPAIMSQFVTVIKDTSFLWSVLAMQELLGKANILMGRYTATSQVFVLYGLLALIYFIVNFTISQIARKMTKDYGN
- a CDS encoding tRNA (adenine(22)-N(1))-methyltransferase TrmK, with the translated sequence MNSNTLSTRLERVAQFVKKYGQKPIRLTDIGSDHAYLPCNLVLNNVIEYGIAGEVVEGPFVTAKKEVRLQGLEDSIDVRFGDGFEVVNLNDLINMATICGMGGVLIRNILNSGVSKLVSGHTLVLQPNVAEPQLRSWLIQNNYHIIDEDIVQEHKHSYEIIVAKHNPEINKQALSDKELLFGPINYKNQSKEFFLKWESELKNTEQIIKSIKLASRHNSDKLEELELKYQLIKEVLTNE
- a CDS encoding Nif3-like dinuclear metal center hexameric protein; protein product: MSKQIIQLKDLMDSLDNLYPIELAEDWDQVGLHFGHSEAKIEKIMTTLDVRPNVVAEAIERGVDTIIVHHPILFSPIQRFDNSTVDLRMYTEIIKNDINIYALHTNLDKAPNGMNDWLANALELEDIKELESSEDGQTGLGRVGNLPKKLNRKEIISYTKEKLNTTNLTLIESTPKNNYQRVAIVGGASFDSISAALVEEADVFITGDITFHKGQDAYENDILTIDSGHYVEHIFKEKMAMVIKDLATQNNWEIEVVESNTNTNPFTYE
- the pepT gene encoding peptidase T, whose product is MSIFEKTKERLIRYAKIDTRSDVFSETIPSTEKQFDLLNLLVEELKEIGLEDVELNPNNAFVTATLPSNTTKEVPSIGFIAHVDTADFNSENVQPNVVVNYDGSAITLNATEDIVMDPIDFPNLNKYIGETLITTDGTTLLGADDKAGIAEIVTAVEYLINHPEIEHGKVRVAFGPDEEIGRGADHFDAKGFGVDFAYTMDGGPAGELEFESFNAAGATITITGKNIHPGTAKGKMLNAVTIMNEFMNELPALEVPEHTEEREGFYHVSDVEGTVDEAVLRMIIRDHDRKLFEDRKAFIQEVVNKINDNYPSKPLELDMYDQYYNMGEIIEKDMTPVDLAQNAMETLNIQPKIYPIRGGTDGSKISFMGIPTPNIFAGGENMHGRFEFVSVETMEKATNVIVKIIELNAK
- a CDS encoding thioesterase family protein — protein: MKTLTKEFIVKEDATAISIGSGGLEVLSTPSLIAWMENVSYTLCEPLTQAVETTVGIEIVMKHLSPTSVGKIVKIDAEITDRNENILSFSLSASVDGKVISTANHKRAIVNKELFFKKINE